Below is a window of Arcobacter sp. LA11 DNA.
AGCTTTTTATCCTAAAAATGTATTTAAATAATTATTCTAAAAAATAAAAAACTACTTTTTATTTTTCAAAACATGTTCTTCCACTACCCAATTTGCAAAAGGTATTGAAGAAGTAAATGCTGGACTTACGGCATTTAATACATGAACAGAATTTTCATCAGATTCTACTACAAAATCTTGAACTAACTCTAAAGTTTTTTTGTTTAGAAGTTGAGCTCTTATTCCAGGTGTACTCCAAGAATCGAATCCTATATCATCCATATTTTTAGTTAATTTTCTAGCTAATCCTTTTAAATGAGAAAAACTATATTTTTTTACTTCTGTAAAGGCTAATTCTCTAAATCCAAAAGCATTTGTTAAAAATAGTTTTGCTTCATAATAAATGATTTGAAAAAACTCTTTTATATTAAAATTATCAAAGCCTTTATAATTTTCTCTCCAAAAAGCTGGTATTGCAGTTGGTCCTATTTTACTCTCATTATCAACAGTAAGAGTAAAATGAACTCCTAAAAATGGATTTGCAAGATTTGGTACTGGATATATATTTGTTTTTAACTGTGAAATATTATCTTTATCTTTTAAATATATTCCTTTAAATGGAATAATTACAAAATCTTTTGAAAAATTGAAATCATTAGCAATTTTATCAGCATATAAACCTGCACAATTTATAACTTTTTTAGCTTCAAAATCACCTTTTGAAGTAAACACTTTATTTCCAGTTGAAGATTCATATTCACAACCCATTATAAGAAAAACACCCAGTTCTTGAATAACTTTTGCAAACTCTTGTGTTACTTCTTTTGGATTTACTGTTGCAGTACTTGGACATAAAAGTGCTTTCTTATAAGTTGCAACATTTGGGTACATTCTATCAAGTTCTTCTTCGTCTAACCAGTGAAGTTCTACACCATTTACATCTCCTCTTTTTTTCAACTCTTCTAAACCTTCAAGTTCTTTTTCATCTTGTGCAACAA
It encodes the following:
- the lhgO gene encoding L-2-hydroxyglutarate oxidase: MYDYLIIGAGIIGLNIAKNLKERFPESKILVIEKENEVAMHSSGRNSGVLHAGFYYTANSLKAKFTKEGNAALKEFCEERNLKVNACKKVVVAQDEKELEGLEELKKRGDVNGVELHWLDEEELDRMYPNVATYKKALLCPSTATVNPKEVTQEFAKVIQELGVFLIMGCEYESSTGNKVFTSKGDFEAKKVINCAGLYADKIANDFNFSKDFVIIPFKGIYLKDKDNISQLKTNIYPVPNLANPFLGVHFTLTVDNESKIGPTAIPAFWRENYKGFDNFNIKEFFQIIYYEAKLFLTNAFGFRELAFTEVKKYSFSHLKGLARKLTKNMDDIGFDSWSTPGIRAQLLNKKTLELVQDFVVESDENSVHVLNAVSPAFTSSIPFANWVVEEHVLKNKK